GCCCGCGCGGGCGATGTCGTCCGGTTCGAGGTGCCCCGCGTACACCTCGGCCGTGGCGATGAGCGTCTCGTCGGGTTCCGGGGCGACGACGAGGCGGAACCCGGGTGCCGCCGTACGGATCCGGTCCGCCGCCGGTGCCGGCAACGTGATCTGCCCGACGACGATGAGCCGGTCGGTCACGACGGGTCCTGCCCGACCACGAGCCGCACCGACTCGCCCACGTCTCCGGCGGAGGCGCCGATCGCCAGCGCGAACTCACCGGGCTCGTACACCCATCCCCGGTCCCAGTGGGCGAATGTGCGCTTCGGAATACGGATGTGGACCTCGGCGCGCTCGCCGGGGTCGAGCCAGACCGGCGCGAAGCCGGCCAACCACCGGACCGGACGGTCGATCGCGGAGTCGGGACGGGAGGCGTAGACCTGGACGACGTGCTTGCCCCGCCGCGCGCCGGTGTTCGTCACCGTCGTCGTAAGGAGGTGCTCGTCGGCCTCCGGCCGCACCGTCGGCGTCGTCGTCTCGAACGTCGTGTATCCGCGTCCCTCGCCGAACCAGAAGCGCGGGGTACGACCGGAGCGCAGCCAGGCGCGATAACCGACGTGGATCCCCTCGTCGTAGCGCAGGCGTCCCTCGTGCGGGGTGACGTTCCGGACCGGCAGATCCTCGAACTCGCGTGGCCAGGTGGTGGGGAGGCGACCACCGGGCTCGGCGGCCCCGCTCAGGATGTCGCCGAGCGCGTGCCCGTACTCCTGCCCGCCGAACCAGGTGAGCAGCACCGCGGCGGCGGCGTCCGCCCAGGGCAACAGCACGGGCGAGCCCGAGTTGACGACCACCACCGTGCGCGGGTTCGCCGCGAGCACCCGCCGGGCCAGTTCGTCCTGGCGACCCGGCAGGTCGAGATCGGCGCGGTCGCGCCCCTCCGACTCGACCCTGCTGTTGGTTCCGACGACGAGCACGACCACGTCGGACTCGGCGGCCAGGATCTCCGCCTCGGCCAGGAGTTCGTCCGGATCGGACAGATCGGGGCCGAGGCCGAAGCCGGCGCTGAGCACGCCCCCGAGCGCGCCGTCGGCCGGCTCGTAGTCGAGCCGGAACTCGAGCGCGTAGGTTCGCCCTGCCTCCACTGATGTGCGGACGGTGCAGGTGGACGGCGACAGCAGCGAAGCGCCGAGGTCCTCACCGTCGGCCTGGGCCACCTGGTCCAGCAGGGTCTGCCCGTCTCGTACGAGTCGTCCGCGTCCGACGCCGGTGAAGCCGATCTCGACCTCGCCGGAGTCGGCGGGCGTCCACTCCGTGACGACCTCGAGCGTTCGCCCACGGCTGATCGGCGCGTCCCCGCCGAACCACACCCACGACGACGCGAAGCGGTCCTCGTCGACGAGGACCTCGCCGTCGGCTCCGAGGAGTCGCAGGCGCACACCCTGCTCGCCGGTACGCGGATTGCGCGTCTCCTCCAGCGGGATGTCGGTCAGGCCGTCCTGCACGACCGCGCCGAGGGCGTAGTCCACCCGGGACCCGGGGAAGGCGGCGCGCACTCCGGCCAGCGGACTGACGACGCATTCCGGCAGGACGGTCGCGCTCCCGCCGCCCTGGAACCGGGCCACCCTGGCGTTGTAGCCGATGACGGCGATTCGTGCCGGCGCCGGGTCGAGCGGGAGGATCCCGTCGTTGGCGACGAGGACCGTTCCGGCGATCTCCGAATCCCGGGCGAAACGGATGCTGTCGACCGGCGCCACCGGCAGCGCCTGCGCGTCGCCGAGTGCCCCGACCCGCGCGGCGAGGCGGAGGATCCGTACCACCTTCCGGTCGATCGCCGACTCGTCGACCTCGCCGGCGCGTACCGCTTCCACGAGCGGGTCACCCCAGGGGCCTTCGGGTCCGGGCATCGCGAGATCCTGCGACGCGCGGGCCGCCGCGATCGAACGCACCCCCGTCCAGTCGCTCACGACGACTCCGTCGAAGCCCCACTCGCTGTTCAGCGGGGTCTCGAGCAGCTCGTGCTCGGACGCGGTCACGCCGTTGACGGAGTTGTACGAGCTCATGACGGCCCACGCGTGTGCCTGCACGACCGCCGTCTCGAAGGCACGCAGATAGACCTCGCGCAGCGTCCGCTCGTCGACCTCGGCGCTGGCGGTGAACCGCTCGGTCTCGAAGTCGTTCGCGATGTAGTGCTTCGGTGTGGCGGCCACACCGAAGCGCTGCACCCCGTCGACGTATGCGGCGGCCAGTTCCGCGGTCAACAGCGGGTCCTCGCTGAACGCCTCGAAGTGACGCCCGGCCAGTGGCGAGCGATGCAGGTTGATCGTCGGCCCCAGGACGACGTCGACGCCCTTGCGGCGTGCTTCTGACGCCGACGCATGGCCGTACTCGGCGGCGACCATGCGGTCCCACGACGCGGAGAGGGCACTCGCGGAGGGGAGGCTGACGGAGGGGGACCGCTCGTCCCACACGGGTCCCCGCACTCCGGAGGGGCCGTCCGAGAAGACGATCGACCGCAGGCCGATCGAGGTGACGGGCACCGTACTCCAGAAGTCCCGCCCGGTGAGCAGCGCCACCTTCTCTTCCAGAGTCAGTCGCCCCACCAGCT
The nucleotide sequence above comes from Micromonospora pallida. Encoded proteins:
- a CDS encoding beta-glucosidase family protein; the encoded protein is MTAIDDGGLRELVGRLTLEEKVALLTGRDFWSTVPVTSIGLRSIVFSDGPSGVRGPVWDERSPSVSLPSASALSASWDRMVAAEYGHASASEARRKGVDVVLGPTINLHRSPLAGRHFEAFSEDPLLTAELAAAYVDGVQRFGVAATPKHYIANDFETERFTASAEVDERTLREVYLRAFETAVVQAHAWAVMSSYNSVNGVTASEHELLETPLNSEWGFDGVVVSDWTGVRSIAAARASQDLAMPGPEGPWGDPLVEAVRAGEVDESAIDRKVVRILRLAARVGALGDAQALPVAPVDSIRFARDSEIAGTVLVANDGILPLDPAPARIAVIGYNARVARFQGGGSATVLPECVVSPLAGVRAAFPGSRVDYALGAVVQDGLTDIPLEETRNPRTGEQGVRLRLLGADGEVLVDEDRFASSWVWFGGDAPISRGRTLEVVTEWTPADSGEVEIGFTGVGRGRLVRDGQTLLDQVAQADGEDLGASLLSPSTCTVRTSVEAGRTYALEFRLDYEPADGALGGVLSAGFGLGPDLSDPDELLAEAEILAAESDVVVLVVGTNSRVESEGRDRADLDLPGRQDELARRVLAANPRTVVVVNSGSPVLLPWADAAAAVLLTWFGGQEYGHALGDILSGAAEPGGRLPTTWPREFEDLPVRNVTPHEGRLRYDEGIHVGYRAWLRSGRTPRFWFGEGRGYTTFETTTPTVRPEADEHLLTTTVTNTGARRGKHVVQVYASRPDSAIDRPVRWLAGFAPVWLDPGERAEVHIRIPKRTFAHWDRGWVYEPGEFALAIGASAGDVGESVRLVVGQDPS